Proteins from a genomic interval of Thermocladium sp. ECH_B:
- a CDS encoding 2-hydroxyhepta-2,4-diene-1,7-dioate isomerase has protein sequence MRLLSFVKDNVPRVGAMVVGGVLDLSLAYMQLNGVDAVPDFLYSMKRLIELGEPAQGVVRELIDRGRSDSSLLINPAEIKWLPPVPDPEKILCVAVNYRAHGEETGHAPPEKPYFFPKFRNALIGNGDPILKPRVSYRVDWEVELGVIIGARGKYIDEKDALQHVFGFTVVNDVSMRDWQFPPGWPEKLNALGQNWIWGKSMDSTTPVGPVIVTRDELEEPNDLRLTLKVNGETQQDGNTRDMIFDVRQLIHWASQGITLRPGDIISTGTPQGVGAAKGRFLKNGDTVEAEVEKIGKLINPVKDE, from the coding sequence ATGAGGCTGCTCTCGTTCGTTAAGGATAACGTGCCTCGCGTTGGGGCAATGGTTGTGGGCGGCGTCCTGGATCTTTCCCTGGCCTATATGCAGTTGAATGGGGTTGACGCCGTGCCGGACTTCCTCTACAGCATGAAGCGATTAATCGAGTTGGGAGAGCCCGCCCAGGGGGTGGTGAGGGAATTAATTGATAGGGGGAGAAGCGACTCAAGCCTGTTGATTAATCCTGCGGAGATAAAGTGGCTCCCTCCAGTTCCGGATCCCGAGAAGATTCTCTGCGTCGCGGTTAATTATAGGGCTCACGGGGAGGAGACCGGGCATGCCCCGCCGGAGAAGCCCTACTTCTTCCCCAAGTTCAGGAATGCATTGATAGGGAATGGGGATCCAATACTGAAGCCGCGCGTCTCTTACAGGGTTGATTGGGAGGTGGAGTTAGGCGTCATAATTGGGGCCAGGGGGAAGTACATCGATGAGAAGGATGCCTTGCAGCACGTGTTTGGGTTCACCGTGGTTAACGATGTGTCCATGAGGGATTGGCAGTTCCCGCCGGGTTGGCCCGAGAAACTGAATGCATTGGGGCAGAACTGGATATGGGGGAAGAGCATGGACTCCACGACCCCCGTGGGCCCAGTGATAGTGACTAGGGATGAGTTGGAGGAGCCCAACGACCTTAGGCTGACCCTCAAGGTGAACGGCGAGACGCAGCAGGACGGCAATACGAGGGACATGATATTCGACGTGCGTCAATTGATTCATTGGGCATCACAGGGAATAACGCTGAGGCCGGGGGACATAATATCCACGGGAACCCCCCAGGGAGTTGGAGCCGCTAAGGGGAGGTTCCTAAAGAACGGGGACACGGTGGAGGCCGAGGTGGAGAAGATAGGCAAATTGATTAATCCGGTCAAGGATGAATAG
- a CDS encoding valine--tRNA ligase, which produces MSLEKRWSVEREQELLRTWESEGRFGTRIQEGRPVLVIDTPPPYMSGRPHIGQFASYAQMDMIVRFHRMRGFSVVFPFYADRNGLPVEVQVEKKYGIRLQEVPREKFLEMCRAVLNEYEDAWRSALRRWGVSADQWVNGTDSDEYRAMTQSTFIDMWRRGLIYEAERPTMWCPRCMTSLAEAEVEYRDGETTLNYVKFRVQETGEDIIIATTRPELIAAAVAVIYNPGDERYRGLEGRHAVAPIFGQVIPILPHPAAKPDFGSGLVMISTFGDTRDLAIVNELRLPMRIVVTQDGRMSESTGKYAGLPVAKAREEVIKDLEAGGLLVKRERIAHSVPVCWRCGTPIEVIVTRELFLKQLEFKDKLLALVKDRMRFHPPEYSQALVNWINSLQFDWPISRRRYYGTEIPIWYCMEGDGVKPILPSGGKYYRPWRDEAPPEVKEQCRGRLVGEDRILDTWFDSSISWMYASGYTKFPAVFKRAYPSGIIRPQGYEIIRSWLYYSVLRAFLLYGDAPFTRVRVNGMGLDERGEAMHKSKGNVIDAMHPIEKYGADATRFWAAAAGKLGYDYRYQEQLLRTGRDFVTKVWNVARFAYSFPDPGDDYELTLLDEAIINELNRVKERIIKSYEELDVYVAAQELFGFLWHVFADHYVEAVKSRAYNREGGFPERQQRGAWHALRLVMDESLKLLAPIMPFVTDEVWRRVHGASIHDEGIGDAGKWSEGLSTLLAEFMRLNSAVWSFKNRNRISLAEGLSATIYAPPVLRPLERELREMHKVKISFDEXPSXAXRISDESEIYILMDGKQ; this is translated from the coding sequence ATGAGCCTGGAGAAGCGTTGGAGCGTTGAGAGGGAGCAGGAGTTATTGAGGACATGGGAGTCGGAGGGACGCTTCGGCACGAGGATCCAGGAGGGGAGGCCGGTCCTAGTCATCGATACTCCGCCCCCCTACATGAGCGGGAGGCCCCATATAGGTCAATTCGCCTCCTATGCCCAAATGGATATGATAGTTAGGTTCCACAGGATGAGGGGATTCAGCGTCGTCTTCCCATTCTACGCGGATAGGAATGGATTGCCCGTGGAGGTTCAGGTGGAGAAGAAGTACGGCATTAGGCTACAGGAAGTGCCGCGGGAGAAGTTCCTCGAGATGTGCAGGGCCGTCCTGAACGAGTATGAGGACGCGTGGCGCAGCGCGTTGAGGAGGTGGGGGGTCTCGGCCGATCAATGGGTGAATGGGACGGATAGCGATGAGTATAGGGCCATGACTCAATCGACCTTCATAGATATGTGGAGGCGAGGCCTCATCTATGAGGCGGAGAGACCCACCATGTGGTGCCCCAGATGCATGACGTCCCTCGCGGAGGCCGAGGTCGAGTATAGGGATGGCGAGACCACGCTCAATTACGTTAAGTTCAGGGTTCAGGAGACGGGGGAGGACATAATAATAGCCACGACGAGGCCGGAGCTCATTGCCGCCGCGGTGGCCGTCATCTATAATCCCGGGGACGAGCGGTATAGGGGATTGGAGGGGAGGCACGCGGTTGCCCCCATCTTCGGCCAAGTGATCCCCATACTGCCTCACCCGGCGGCCAAGCCCGACTTCGGCAGCGGATTAGTCATGATAAGCACCTTCGGCGACACGAGGGACCTAGCCATAGTGAACGAGTTGAGGCTCCCCATGAGGATAGTGGTGACGCAGGATGGGAGGATGAGCGAGTCGACGGGGAAGTACGCGGGCTTGCCCGTGGCCAAGGCCAGGGAGGAGGTAATCAAGGACCTGGAGGCCGGCGGCTTGCTCGTTAAGCGGGAACGCATCGCCCACTCGGTGCCCGTCTGCTGGAGGTGCGGCACCCCCATTGAGGTGATCGTGACTAGGGAGCTCTTCCTCAAGCAATTGGAATTCAAGGACAAGCTCCTTGCGTTGGTTAAGGATAGAATGAGGTTTCACCCGCCCGAGTACTCCCAGGCACTCGTTAATTGGATCAATTCATTACAGTTCGATTGGCCCATCAGCAGGAGGAGGTACTACGGAACGGAGATACCCATATGGTACTGCATGGAGGGGGACGGCGTCAAGCCCATTCTACCCAGCGGCGGGAAGTACTATAGGCCGTGGAGGGACGAGGCTCCCCCCGAGGTCAAGGAGCAGTGCAGGGGGAGGCTGGTGGGCGAGGATAGGATACTGGATACTTGGTTCGACTCCTCCATTTCCTGGATGTATGCCTCCGGCTACACGAAGTTCCCCGCGGTCTTCAAGAGGGCTTACCCAAGCGGCATAATCAGGCCACAGGGCTATGAAATAATCAGGTCATGGCTCTACTACTCCGTTCTCCGCGCGTTCCTACTCTATGGGGATGCGCCCTTCACGCGCGTCAGGGTGAATGGGATGGGGCTCGATGAGAGGGGGGAGGCCATGCATAAGTCCAAGGGGAACGTCATCGATGCCATGCATCCAATAGAGAAGTATGGCGCGGATGCGACTCGCTTCTGGGCGGCCGCGGCGGGCAAGTTGGGCTATGACTATAGGTACCAGGAGCAATTGCTTAGGACTGGGCGGGACTTCGTGACCAAGGTTTGGAATGTTGCGCGCTTCGCATACTCGTTCCCGGACCCCGGCGACGATTATGAGTTGACGCTGCTGGATGAAGCCATAATTAACGAGTTGAATAGGGTTAAGGAGCGCATCATTAAGTCATATGAGGAACTGGATGTGTATGTGGCTGCCCAGGAACTCTTCGGCTTCCTGTGGCACGTCTTCGCGGATCACTATGTGGAGGCAGTGAAGTCCCGCGCCTATAATAGGGAGGGAGGCTTCCCGGAGAGGCAGCAGAGGGGCGCCTGGCACGCGCTTCGCCTGGTAATGGATGAGTCCCTCAAGTTGCTGGCCCCGATAATGCCGTTCGTCACCGACGAGGTGTGGCGCCGAGTTCACGGCGCCTCAATACATGACGAGGGGATCGGGGACGCGGGGAAGTGGAGCGAGGGCTTGTCCACGCTATTGGCGGAGTTCATGAGGCTCAACAGCGCCGTTTGGTCCTTTAAGAATAGGAATAGGATTAGTTTGGCCGAGGGATTGAGCGCCACTATATATGCGCCCCCAGTGCTGAGGCCATTGGAGAGGGAGTTGAGGGAGATGCATAAGGTGAAGATATCGTTCGATGAGANGCCAAGCAANGCCNNGCGCATAAGCGATGAGTCGGAGATCTATATACTCATGGATGGCAAGCAGTAG
- a CDS encoding transcriptional regulator, with the protein MPSDKAVGSALLIVSIIVIIAYAYLVFLSPWKALVIELTAFIGVAAIFGIIAWIGYALATTPPPKPIEEIEKEIQEELSKLEAEEKKGEEKKQ; encoded by the coding sequence ATGCCTAGCGATAAAGCCGTGGGCAGCGCCCTGCTAATTGTGTCGATAATAGTGATAATCGCCTATGCTTACCTGGTGTTCCTTTCCCCATGGAAGGCCCTAGTAATAGAGTTAACCGCCTTCATCGGCGTGGCGGCCATCTTCGGCATAATCGCATGGATTGGATACGCCCTCGCCACGACGCCTCCCCCCAAGCCCATTGAGGAGATAGAAAAGGAGATACAGGAAGAACTAAGCAAGTTGGAGGCCGAGGAGAAAAAAGGAGAGGAAAAGAAACAATAA